DNA from Carcharodon carcharias isolate sCarCar2 chromosome 24 unlocalized genomic scaffold, sCarCar2.pri SUPER_24_unloc_2, whole genome shotgun sequence:
aggatgtgtttggtgctggcataATTCTGGGGTTGACAGACATGGCAGAGGGTCATCCTTTGATtgcagaggctggtagggtgattactgaggacaagggggaccctatcatggttctgggagggagaggaagtttTGCAGGTGAATGAGTGGCAGATGGGCCAGATACGGTTGAGgggcctgtcaaccactgtgggtggaatatttcagttgaggaagaaggaaaccttgtcagaggaattgtttttgaaagtggcattatcagaacagatgcgacggaggcaaaggaactgagagaatgggatggggtccttaGAGGAAGTGGGTTGTGAGAAGCTGTATTCGAGGTAGcttgggagtcggtaggcttgtaattgaTAATGGTGGAcattctatcaccagaaattgaaacagagatgtcaaggaagggaagggaattgacagagatggacaatgtgaaaatgatggaggggtggaaattggaagcaaaattagtaaTTATTCCATGCCCATACGAGAGAATGAAGCAGTACCAAAGCAATCATTGATGTATCGCAGAAATCATTGTTGGCGGGGGCAGGAGTAGGAGTGGAACAAGGAATGCtgcacatacctcataaagagacaggcataactgggaccaaAGCCAATACCTATAGCCACatattttatttggaggaagcgagaggagtttaaggagaaattattcagtgagagaacaagttcagccagacggaggagagtagtagtggatggggattgttctggcGTTTGTTCGAGGatgaagcggagagccatcagaccttcccagtgggggatggaggtatagatggattggacgtccatggtgaagaggaggcgggcggagccagggaactggaaattattgatatgatgtagggtgtcagagtaATCACGGATCTAAGTGTGAaatactggacaaggggagagacaaTGAAATAAAAGATAgcaagcagtgagttccatggGGAAGGGGAAGGCTGACATGATCTGTCTGCTGGGACAGCTACCGACTCCCAAAGCTACCTCGtatatagctcctcacaccccacttcatGTCAGGGCTCCATCCCGTTTCtcaattccttcacctccgtcgcaatGATGATACCAGATTCAAAaaaagttcctctgacatgtattccttcttccttaaccgaggttttccacccacggtggttgacagggccatcaAAGGTGTCCAGACCATCCCCTGCGCATCTGcctgcacaccttcctctccatcccagaaccatgatatggtcccccttgtcctcacttatcaccccaccagcatctgcattcaaaggatcatcatcgGCCATTTCTACCAACTCTAGTATTTTGCCACAACAAAACACAtcctcccttcatcccccccctcccccgcaacattccgcagggatcgttccctctggggcaCTCTGGCCCatgcctccatcacccctacatctcaagcccctcccatggcaccttctgacgcaaccacagaaggtgtaacacctgcccctttacttcccctctcctcaacgtccaaaggcctaaacactcctttcaactgaagcagcatttcacttgcactaccCTCAATTTAGGCTATTGCATTCACTGTTCCCGATGTggtttcctctgcattggagagactaaacacaGATTGGATGACCTCTTTATGGAACaactttggtctgtccgcaagcaaaacccagacctccctgttgtttgccatttcaacacaccaccctgctctcgtgcccagaTGTCTgtacttggcctgctgcaatgttccagtgaagctcggggcaaactggaggagcaggacCTCATCTTCCTACAAGGCATTAtagagccttctggactgaatattgagttcaacaatgtagatcatgaactctctgctccatccacaccccctttccaatatgcccgcttttccaataatttatatagatctttcttttcccacctatttccattatttttaagtgtttttccatccattgttttatttctaccttttagcctattttgatcccttccacacacccaaaccccaataGGGATATGcttaccttgctcgtcctgttgTCTACCCTTAATGCCACCTATTATCAGATTCCTTTGATAATATCACAAACTTCAACAcatctttgaccttttgtctatgccATCTTTTGGgtttctccacctatcactggccatctatTCACcactatccccccccccccccactctccacttaaactagcttatatttcgcctcttctctatttttccttagttctgttgaagtgtcatacggactcgaaacattaactctgttcctctccacagatgctgtcagacctcctgagtttttccacgtatttctgtttttgttttggatttcaagcttccacagttttttgcttgtaTCCATTTAGTGTATTCGCAGTGGGTTCCATTGGGGACATGCAGCCATGTGAAGTATGACTTTTGGAGAACCTCAATATGAAGGAGAACAAGGCAGAGTGATGCTTAAAGTAAACATAATGGCAGGTAATAAATGAAGCCCACTCAGAATATAAGTTTTTCGCTATTGAAGTGTAAATGATTCAATCAGGTTTCTGAACATTGAAATAATTCATTGTTCTTTTAATTACATTTGAAATACAGGTTAATAATTAATTGCAGGTCACTCAATCTTTTTTTTTCAGGTGTTGCTTTTCGCATCTTACATTTTTTTATGTCAACTCAAATACTACGAACATATTTTTGCACATGGATCTTATTCCATCTACATCGCATTCCACTTAATTCTGCAGTACATAATTCTGTTATTGTTAAAATTCAATGTCTGATAATGATAATTTCATTTACTTAACCTTATTCAATGTTGACAATTTCCCATATTGAGCAAGTTGCATTGCCTCCTCAGTAAAACCCATTAtggttttaatttgttttttcaaCTGTGATCAATATAGTTGAAATTCTACCAAATCTCGAGTTATAAACCTTGCTTTAATCCTGTTTCATTGTTGTCAATTAAGATGATGATGTATGACAAATGATTTCATTTACACACGTTATCAAAAGAGTAAAGTTTTTTTGAAGTTTATGAATCAGTGTGCAATAGCAAATCATTAAATAATTTTAATATCACTTCTTCCTGAAACTGACCTTTGCCACAGGGTCAGTACTCGCCTAATAGCCTAGTGAAATTTCAATGGCTGATGATGGCAGTTACCATAAAATACGGAGATAACAATTTTACACAACATGGACAAACTTCATGACAATCTTATTAATTCTAATCAAGAAGGTCTGCCAACCTGCACCATATGTTAAGCGCCATTTCTCTGCTTTCCGGCTATCCCTTCCAGAGTGATGGGTCTGCTGGTCTTTGACTGGAATCTCTCCTGCACTGTCCTTGTCATTTGGCCGGCTGCCACCTGTAAAATCTATCCTTCTCTGGTCAGTAGATGCAAGGTCACTACCACTTCCTATGGAATGGGGTTAATTAATTGGTTTAACTTCACTTTCTTGACATTCACTTGGGTTTGAATTGGCATATGATCGAAATAGTTTGGTAAGTATTGCTCCGGTGATTTAACATAAGAAGGGAGGGATACAGCACACTGATTCCATGATTTGAAGGATCAGGAACGAACGACCACAGATGAGAGTACATAAGAATTTTAGAACAAACAGAAGAAACATTCCGTTTGTTCAGAGAACTCAGGCTATGGGATTTATGCAGAAAGCCGTTATACCTCAGGCCTTCCAGCCAGCTGTAATTTTGTGCATATTGCTACTGCCCCTGAAGTTTTCTGATTCCCAAAGACTCAACAATTTTCAGGCAGAACTTTTGATCCCAGTCGAAGCTAAAATGGGCGATCTTGAATTGTCGAGAACAAGTCCAATGAGCAAAAAAAAAGGCGGCGGAAGAGAGGGCAAAGATCTACTTTTATGACACAATCTGCCATATTCATCTTTGTTTATATACGTCACAAGACTGCTAATGAATGAATGTAGAttggtgattgaatgggtgagtTGATAAGTGGGTGACAGGCTGATTATGTGTGTAGGTAGTCGTTTGGAATGCATACACGGGTCGGCAGTGCATTTCGGTAGAGTGAGCAGCCAGTTCAGGATTATAGATGTATCGGCTGAGCAGTCCGATGTGTTGGGAAGTCAGGTCGGGGGTATATTCGGGTCTGGCGGGCAGTCGGGCCGGGAAGAGAGCTAGGTCAGttgggtagttgggttgggtgggCAGTTGGGTCAGGTAGACCTTTGGGTCATTTGGGCAGTTGGCTCATGCGGGCAGTTGGGCCGGGTGGGCAGTTGTGTTGGGTGGGGGCTTGAGTTGGGTGGGCAGTTGGGTCgggtgggcaggggggtcagGTGGGCAGTCGGGCTGGGTAGGCAGTTGTGTTGGGTGGGCAGTTGTGTCAGGTAGACAGTTGGGTCGTTTGGGCAGTTGATTTGTGTGGGTGGTTGGGCCGGGAAGAGAGCCACGTTGGttgggtagttgggttgggtgggCAGTTGGGTCAGGCAGACAGTTGGGTCATTTGGGCAGTTGGATCGGGTGGGCAGTTGGGTCGGGTGGGCAGTTGGGTCGGGTGGGCAGTTGGATTGGGTGGGCAGTTGGGTCGGGTTGGCAGTGGGGTCAGGTGGGCAGTCGGGCTGGGTAGGCAGTTGGGTTGTGTGGGCAGTTGTGTCAGTTAGACAGTTGGGTCGTTTGGGCAGTTGATTTGTGTGGGCATTTGGGTCGGCTGGGCAATTGGGTCGGGTGGGCAATTGGGTCGGGTGGGCAGTTGGTTCGTGTGGGCAGTCGTGCCGTGCAGGCAGTTGTGTTGGGTTTGCATTCGGGTCAGGTGGGCAGTTGGGTCGGGTGGGCAGTTGGGTCGGGTGGGCAGATGGGTCGTTTGGGCAGTTGACTCGTGTGGGCAGTTGGGTCAGGTGGGCAGTTGGGTCGCATGGGCAGTTGGGTCAGGTAGACAGTGGGGTCGTTTGGGCAGTTGGTTCGTGTGGGCAGTTGTGTCGGGTGGAGAGTGGAATCGGTTGGTTAATTCGGTTAGAATGGGCAGTGTTTGGTTGTATACTCCGGTCAGCTGGGTGTTGGGATGCATGGGTTAAGGATGTAGTCCGGTTGGTTGGTTACTTTGTTCGGGGGTTTATTCGTGTCAGGCATATTTTCGGGTCGGTTGTATCCTCGGGTGAGCTAGACAATTTGGGTATGGTGGGCAGTATGCGGGGCTATGATCTGGTCGGGCGAGCTGTCCATGCGGGTAAACTTTCGGGTCGATGGTGCAGTCGAGCTTGGTGGATGGTCGCATCCAGGTGCCAAGAGGATAACCCAATAGTTTCAACTGTAGCTGAGTCCTAATACAGAAGATCATGAAACTGACGCTAGCTTCAGTCTCATCCGTCTTTAGCGCATTCCACCAGTTCTCATAAATCCACTAATTTAAACTGAACCTTAGCCTCTGAAAGAGCAGCAAACCCTTCTCAGCTCACAGAGAAGTGCAGAAAAGTAATGACAACCTTGGTTCAGAATATCTTGTGCACCCAGCTGATGTCAATCAGCATTTGGGAAGCAGTAACTCAGATGTCATGCAGCACTGGTAGCTGGGTCGGGGGTCGGTAGGCGGATCGTGGGAGAACTCAGGTCAGTTGGGCTGTTGGGTCAGTGGGTTGTCAGGTTGAGGTGGCTAGTCAGCCTGGGCATGGATTGTCGGGTCAGAGGTGGGTAGTTGGCTTGCTAGGATAAACAATCAGGTCACGTGAGCAGTCAGGTCATGGAGATGGTTAATCAGGTTGCTTGGCCAATCTGCTCTCATAAGTGTCTAATCAGTTTGGGTGAGCAGCTGGGTCACGCGGGTGGGTAATTGGGTTTGGTGGAAACTCCGATCCTGCCTATTTAGTTTGCATCATGTTTGCCATTGAGTCGGGTATGTAGTCAGGTTGGGAAGTAATTGGGCAGGAGAATGTTGTCGTATGGCAGGTAGTGAGTTCGGGATAGGGCAAACAGGTCACGAGGCAAGGGTGTGCTAGTTGGATGAGCAATAGTCGAGTTGGAACTGGTGAATGAATCGGAGAGGGAGTACTTATTTTGGTTGGGCGATTGATTCACGTGGGCATTCGGATCGGGTAGGCTGTCAGGGCGGGGGAATTATCCATGTGTCAGCAGGTGATGCTGAGTTGGGGTGTTGGATGTGTTACCCCGTTCAGTTATGCTGGTTAATCTCTAAATTAAACCAAAGTTTTAACCAGCCTAACACTTGGAACGTAACTATGCAGGCAAGGCCCGTATATCTGACCCCCAAGCCTCTTACACTGAGCTAAGTGTGCGAGGCATTGACAGCGGGCCCAGGGCAGCGCAAGTCAGCCAATCAGGAATTTAAACTTCCGAAGCCCTTTCAGCACGTGTGCACATGACAAGACGCCCGCAGTGTTTGGGATGTGCAACAGCAACTTAACTTCACTGTTGTGGGCGTTGGAAGTGTTAGGACCGTCGCTGATCGTTGAACTGGCGCTTCTCATTGAAGCACCTGCCTTGCAAGGGAGATATGGCCAACACAGCGAGGTTTTGCTCCACTGCTGAAGCATGGTAATGAAGTAACCTGAGTGGCAATATATATATCAAAAATGTATTATAATCCCTGTGGAAAATCAGTAGACAGTAAACAAATGACACAAATTGGAACAATGTTCTGTGATtccttttaaataaaaaatacGTTGTCACTGCAGCAGAAAGGCTACCATTCAAAACTGAAACGTTGGCTACAACCTATGTATAATTAGAATGGGGAGAGTTGGTTTCATTTTGCATTTTTTATCAGTATCAAAATTAGTGTCCAAGGAAATCGCGCTATCTTTTTCAGCTCTTCCCTGAATTTAGTTTGTGTAGCCGCATAAATAACCGTGTTTGTGCAGGAACTCAAATACATGAGCATTTGTCCAGTTTGAGTGGCGATGTATTCAGGAGTTGTATAATCCGGTCGTACATGAATGACCACACCACGGACTAAGGAACAAACAACTGCTGTCAACCACAACAGTATAAAACTTACTGATACAATGCACAGTAAAATAATCGATTTCCTTCTGTTCTGTATTTCTGGATCACTCTGGTTCTCTCTGCTTTGACCCCGGAGCTCTTTATGGGCCCGACTGGCCAATAAAACCCGTCTGACTGTCAAAGAATTAACAAGCAATATCAAAGAGAAGGGAACCCAATTCAATAAAATACTTTGTAGCCAAGTAAATACTGCACCAAAAGGAGATGTATAAAATTCCAGGCTGGGTTGGAAACCCCATTGAACATTGTTAAGTGTTCGCTTAGGTTCAAATGCAAACCAATATGGCATGTTTACTAataacgagagggcacagattgttGTTTGAACTGTAGCTGCAGTTCTCACTAAGCAATATTTTGTCTTAAACTTGTAAATGCATATGGAGACAAACCGGTCAAAAGTGAAGGACACTGTAAACCACACCGATAAATAcaagtgggtattaattgtgtaCATTATGAACTTGCAAATTGGTGTATAGGACAGGATTATTTGTGGAAAATGCACACCCAGGATTTTATGCACGAAAACATTGTTGAGCATTACCAGTAGATCGGCTGTTGCCATGGACACCATATAGAAAGAAATGCATTTTGAAAGGCCGCAGTTTCCTCTGTAGAGTGTCACGATTGTCATCAGGTTCGCTTTTGGAAAAAGGGAGAGAAAGTAGGTAACATAGACATTCCGATACATTCCTCAGAACGTTATGAGAAATGTTACTGTGCATTTCTACTCAGCGTTATATCCATGTATCAGATTTATAATATTGGCCTGTGTTTTTGAAATCCCTAAATTAATAAATGAATATGCACTCTATTGTGATAAAATAGTTTCCAGGGCAGTATTTTTGCGACTGCCCCGATGTGAAACAGAGACCAGAACCATGCTTCTAGCGGTGGGATCTCCTAAGTGGGCATCAGACTTCTGAGAATTGAGCCTGTGCATGTAATTGTTAAGGGAACGGAAACTGATTGGGAAGTACAAAGAGACTTGGAGATGGGGTTTATGTATTCAATTCCTTTTCAGCAGAACAGGGCCACGTCCAGGGGTTCTTGCCGAAGCTGCGTGTCTATAAGCCATGAAAAGCTATGAGCCACCAAGGCGCGCTGAAGAGCGTTTTTTTGTTTACCAAGAGCTGATCAGAGTGTGTAGTAGAGTGTTATAGGACGTTaggtgagagtgcctgtgtgaATCCTCAGCCGTCAGGACTGTTGGAACCCGAGCAAAAGAAGTAGCTGCACAGAAGTAGGCCTTGTTGATGATTACCATATCCGTGGAGCTGAGATGGAGTCATATGGCTGTTGGAGGCCCCTTGAGGATCAGACCATGCGTGAAGAAGAGTAGTTGAGCACGGCTGGAGCATGGTGGAGTTGCGAGAAACATTCGGACTGAACACCGTGGCAAATATATGTTTGGAGCTAGCTGAGAAATGTGTGAGACTTATCTTTGTTGTTTCAGCTACTTCAACTATAATTAATACTTTCTACTGAACACAATTAGCATTTAATTATATATTTTAGACTTTGGTTTGTTTATTTACACTAAACGTTTTAAAAAGTAACATCTTGTCCATTGTTTTCTTCCATCGGGCTCCTTGGGGAAGTTCGGTTCTTTCAGGTAATTGACCCTCAAGTGGAGCCGATAACACTATGTCTAGGTACTGGGTCTCTGCCGTCCTCTCGTTGAATTTCAGTCTGAAGTATTCATGCTGCTGAAAGAGATGTCACTCGAATTCAGTGTGGAAACTTCAGTCTTGGAGAGTATTTCCCAAACTCCTGCTATCAAAACCACCTTTGGGCATCGATGCCTCAAATGGGGCTAAAGGTGACTTAGGACAATAGTGTAAACCTGGCTAAATCGGATCAGCCGT
Protein-coding regions in this window:
- the LOC121273510 gene encoding probable G-protein coupled receptor 139, coding for MIQPTIVQVTDIYFPILAAFGIPANLMTIVTLYRGNCGLSKCISFYMVSMATADLLVMLNNVFVHKILGVHFPQIILSYTPICKFIMYTINTHLYLSVWFTVSFTFDRFVSICIYKFKTKYCLVRTAATVQTTICALSLLVNMPYWFAFEPKRTLNNVQWGFQPSLEFYTSPFGAVFTWLQSILLNWVPFSLILLVNSLTVRRVLLASRAHKELRGQSRENQSDPEIQNRRKSIILLCIVSVSFILLWLTAVVCSLVRGVVIHVRPDYTTPEYIATQTGQMLMYLSSCTNTVIYAATQTKFREELKKIARFPWTLILILIKNAK